The window CATATTTCAAAAATATTCATCGTCAAATGTTATCAAAACAAAAAGCACTGTTATATTCCCAGGATTGATTAATACTCATACACACGCAGCTATGGTCTATTTCAGAGGAATAGCTGATGATTTACCTTTGAAGATCTGGCTTGAAAATCATATCTGGCCAGCTGAAAATAAATGGTTAAGCCCTGATTTTATTGCGGATGCGGTTGAACTTGCATGCGTCGAAATGCTCAAAGGTGGAATTACAACATATAATGATATGTATTTTTATGAAGACGCTGCAGGAATGGTTACTAAAAAAATTGGTATGAGGGCTGTTTTAGGTTCAGGAATACTGGATTTTCCAAGCAAAACAGCACAGAATTCAGATGAATATTTTACGAATGCAGAGTCATTCATAAAGAACTGGAAAGGTGATGAGTATATAACTCCTTGTATTGCTCCTCATGCTCTTTATACGTGTGGATCGGATACCCTGAAACGTGCGCGTAAAATTGCCGATGCTTATGATACACCCATACATATACATCTATCAGAGACAAAAACAGAGGTAAATGAAATTCAGAAAAGATTTCGGATGAAACCTGTCGAATATCTTAATAGTCTTGGGTTTCTCGATGAAAGGGTAATTGCTGCACATTGTATCTGGTTGACTGAAAGGGAAATAGAAATACTTGCTGAAAGAAAAGTCGGGGTTTCACATTGTGTCGAAAGTAACCTCAAACTTGCTTCTGGAATCGCTCCTGTTACCAAAATGCTAAATGCTGGAGTAAAAGTTACGTTCGGAACAGACAGTGCTGCAAGTAATAATGATCTAAATATTTTTAGTGAAATGTCGACTGCTGCAAAGCTGCATAAAGCAGTTTCAAAAGACCCGACTGTTATGGATGCAAGACATGTGCTGTGTATGGCAACTCGTTGGGGTGCTGAAGTTTTAGGCCTTGGAAAATCTATTGGAAGTCTTGAAATCGGAAAGATAGCAGATCTCGTTATTGCTACTATTCATAAACCTCATATGGTTCCAATTTATGATATTTACTCGCATATTGTATATGCAATGAGAGCTTCTGATGTTCAGAGGGTGATGGTAAATGGAAAGTGGGTTGTTAACAACGGTAAGATTACAACAGTGG is drawn from Nitrospirota bacterium and contains these coding sequences:
- a CDS encoding amidohydrolase family protein, producing the protein MQKIDYIIGADYVLPMDMKLSIIKDGAIGVNGKKIIDIGTFQNIFQKYSSSNVIKTKSTVIFPGLINTHTHAAMVYFRGIADDLPLKIWLENHIWPAENKWLSPDFIADAVELACVEMLKGGITTYNDMYFYEDAAGMVTKKIGMRAVLGSGILDFPSKTAQNSDEYFTNAESFIKNWKGDEYITPCIAPHALYTCGSDTLKRARKIADAYDTPIHIHLSETKTEVNEIQKRFRMKPVEYLNSLGFLDERVIAAHCIWLTEREIEILAERKVGVSHCVESNLKLASGIAPVTKMLNAGVKVTFGTDSAASNNDLNIFSEMSTAAKLHKAVSKDPTVMDARHVLCMATRWGAEVLGLGKSIGSLEIGKIADLVIATIHKPHMVPIYDIYSHIVYAMRASDVQRVMVNGKWVVNNGKITTVDESEILYKAEKWAEKIKGK